A region from the Rosa rugosa chromosome 6, drRosRugo1.1, whole genome shotgun sequence genome encodes:
- the LOC133716406 gene encoding uncharacterized protein LOC133716406 translates to MQNAVSDEIFPKISYEETAKTTWEVLQEEFRGDPKVRSVKLKSIRRDFEYTRMKDDELLKDYFTRLSDVMNQMKSYGEDLPSRKVVQKILISLTPKYDPIVSVLIETKDMETTGIQDIIGSIKAFDQRLDRHAENATECISNSCHRFKR, encoded by the coding sequence ATGCAAAATGCAGTGTCAGATGAGATATTCCCAAAAATCTCTTATGAAGAGACAGCAAAGACAACTTGGGAGGTGCTGCAGGAAGAATTCAGAGGAGATCCCAAGGTAAGATCTGTAAAGTTAAAATCTATAAGGCGTGATTTTGAATACACAAGAATGAAAGATGATGAATTGCTTAAAGATTACTTTACTAGATTGTCTGATGTTATGAATCAAATGAAAAGCTATGGAGAAGATTTACCAAGTAGAAAAGTTGTGCAGAAAATACTCATAAGCTTAACCCCAAAATATGATCCTATAGTTTCGGTTCTTATAGAAACCAAAGACATGGAAACAACAGGAATTCAAGACATTATAGGGTCAATCAAAGCTTTTGATCAGCGATTAGACAGACATGCTGAGAATGCAACAGAGTGCATTTCAAACTCTTGCCATCGGTTCAAGAGATAG